In Pyrus communis chromosome 15, drPyrComm1.1, whole genome shotgun sequence, the genomic stretch GTGATTTCTGCTTAGAGGTAGAAACAAGAAACGACGCCGTAAAGATGTTCAGGAACCAATACGACACCGACGTGACGACATGGAGCCCCGCCGGGCGGCTCTTCCAGGTGGAGTACGCCATGGAGGCAGTCAAGCAAGGGTCCGCCGCCATTGGGCTCCGATCCAAAACCCACGTGGTTTTGGCGTGCGTCAACAAGGCCAACTCCGAGCTTTCTTCTCACCAGAAGAAGATCTTCAAGGTCGACGACCATATCGGCGTCGCCATTGCCGGGCTCACAGCCGACGGCCGGGTGCTCTCCCGGTACATGCGGTCGGAGGCCATAAATTACAACTACACGTACGAGTCGCAGCTCCCCGTAGGACGACTCGTCGTTCAGCTCGCCGATAAGGCTCAGGTAAAAGCCCTAATTTTGAATCTGTTTATGCAGCTCATTTATgtaaatttttggtttttagtgGATGGGTTTTGTGACTTGTGATTGTTGGATGGGGAATTGGGGATTAGGGTTCTTCCCGGGGGTGGGTAGTTAAAATTCTTAATCTCCGGGGGGTTTCTGGGAAATTGACGGTCTCATTAGGTATCAAACAACCCAAGTTAAAAGATCATATCTTGTTAATCCGTTTCACCTGAGTAGCATATGGTAAAGTAAATTTTCGGGGCAGAATTGATAGGCTATTTGTGTTTGGATTGTGTTGTAGTTGTAGACATTTGTCTAACTGGCTTTGTAGGAATTCTTGTGACCATGAAGATCTTATACCTTTTCTTGTAAAGTAGTTATAGACATGTACATTATGCAtttcgataaaaaaaaatcgGCTCCATGTAGAAAGGATAACTTTTTTTCGGGATCCCGTACCTCCGGAGTAGTTGGTTTGTTGTTGATGAGCTACTAGCTACTGTTTGTAGATTACTGGTGTTAAGAATTATGTATGATACAACTTATGAAAAATGTACTTTATTTGCGTGCGGACAGAATTCTGAGATAAGAACTTTcctccccccttctctctctttgtgCATACACTCACATGTACACACTATTTATCTTTGAATCTTGTAGTTAAATTTTATTTCAGATTGGTATACAGAGGTTTATCTTTGCATATTCTTATGCATTCATTTAACAATTTTGTGGAGACATCTGCTCAAATTTTGTAAGCTTTAATCCACAAGGATACAAGTGAATGGATTCAGTAAGATTATGTTAGTTGCGTATTTTGCTTATTCTCTGAAGTGAGTTGAAGTTGAACTCTAGACTTGagaaatttgtaattttgttgggTTCTGAAATCAGCCGTTTTAGCTTGAGGAATGGGCGTTTGTTACTAGTAGATGCTGAATCTGTTTGTCACCCGTATTCTTCTGATTAGAAGCAAAACTTTGCAAAACTGCCTCAAAAAGAGCAAAAAAACTCCTTGATGTCTCTTCAATATTTATTTTGGTCTCTCTAATCAGTTATCTTCCCTTCATGTTTACCACTACATGTGTCTATTTGTACATCTATTTGGAGAGCCTATGTTTCGTTTTCTTAGTTATATACCCTGTGGATAACAGGTCTGTACCCAGCGCTCATGGAAGCGACCGTATGGTGTTGGACTATTAGTAGGTGGGTTGGATGAGTCTGGAGCACACCTATATTACAACTGCCCAAGTGGGAACTACTTTGAATACCAGGCATTTGCAATAGGGTCTCGCTCACAAGCTGCAAAGACATACTTGGAACGCAGGTTTGAGAACTTCACAGGCTCTTCAAGGGAGGATCTGATCAAGGATGCCCTCATTGCAACTAGGGAAACCTTGCAGGGAGAAAAACTGAGAAGTTCCATATGCACAATTGCTGTGGTAGGAGTTGGGGAGTCATTCCATATATTGGATCAAGACACCGTCCAGAAGTTGATCGATGA encodes the following:
- the LOC137717468 gene encoding proteasome subunit alpha type-1-A-like; translation: MFRNQYDTDVTTWSPAGRLFQVEYAMEAVKQGSAAIGLRSKTHVVLACVNKANSELSSHQKKIFKVDDHIGVAIAGLTADGRVLSRYMRSEAINYNYTYESQLPVGRLVVQLADKAQVCTQRSWKRPYGVGLLVGGLDESGAHLYYNCPSGNYFEYQAFAIGSRSQAAKTYLERRFENFTGSSREDLIKDALIATRETLQGEKLRSSICTIAVVGVGESFHILDQDTVQKLIDEFEIVQDEAPAAEPEAGAEPAAAAEEGARAGADQGAAPEPDVAPMDI